TTTTCCGCCTTCTGGTGGACAGAGGACAATCGCCTGAAGTGGCACGTCCGCATCCCCGCCGAGCAGGCGATCAAGCACAGCCGCAAGCCGGGGACGCTGGTGCGGGCCTTCGTCGGCTACTCCGGCTGGACGGCCGGGCAGCTCGAGGGGGAAATCCGCCGGAACACATGGATCACCACCCGCCCGGGCAGCAACCTGCTGGGGCAGAGCCACGACCGCGAGCTGTGGGCGGAGATCCTGCGCTCGATGTCGCCGTACCACCGGATCCTGGCAGAAGCGCCGGAGGACCCGCGGTCGAATTGATGTGGTGGAGGTAGCTCCTGAAAGTGGCCGCGGCTTCCAGCCGCAGGCCGACAGGGGATGGGCTTACGGCAGGATGCCGTAGCCACGGTGGGGGAAAGTGGCCGTGGCTTCCAGCCGCAGGTCGGCAGGGGATGGGCTTACGGCAAGATGCCGTAGCCACGGTATGCCGCAGCCGCGGTGGGGATTCCGCTGGCCAATCATCCGGCCCCGACTTAGACCCGGCGCGCCGTGGCGGACACCGAGACTAAGTTTTTCACGATCAATGACGGGCCGATCCGTCTGCGCGAGGGCGGCGAGCTGCCGTCCGCGACCCTGGCCTATGAGACCTGGGGCACGCTGAATGGGGACGGCACGAATGCCATCCTGCTCTTTCACGCGCTGTCGGGCGCACACCATGCCTGCGGCCACAATCCCGCGATCCCGGGCACCGGCACGCTGTGGCAGCCGGAAATGCACGAGGGCTGGTGGGGCGAGATGATCGGGCCGGGCAAGGCGCTCGACACGGACAAGTATTTCATCGTCTGCGCGAACTACCTCGGCGGCTGCTACGGCTCCACGGGCCCGGCTTCGGCGAATCCGGACACCGGCAAGCCGTGGGGCTCCGCCTTCCCGCACGTGACCACGGCGGACCAGGCGGAGGTGCAGGCGAAGCTGCTGGATCACCTCGGCGTGGGGAAGCTCCATGCCGCGATCGGGCCGTCGGTCGGTGGCTTGATCGCGCTCGCGTTCGCGACGCGTTTCCCGGAGCGGGTGACGAACGTCATCTCGATTGCGTCGGGCTACAAGACGACCGTGCTGAACCGCCTGATCCTGTTCGAGCAGATCCTGGCGATCGAGAACGACCCGCATTTCAATGGCGGCGACTATTACGACGGTGGCAATGGCGGCCCGCTCTACGGGCTGGCGCTGGCGCGCATGATCTCCCACAAGACTTTCGTCCACCTGGATGCGATCGAGCGCCGCGCCCGGCAGGATGTGGTGCAGCCGGACGATATCCTCGCGTGGTACCGCGTCCGCGACCAATTCCAGAGCTACATGCTCCACCAGGGGAAGAAATTCGTGAAGCGCTTCGACGCGAACACGTATCTCCGCATCAATGACATGTGGTCGCGCTTCGACGGCGCGCACGAGGGCGACGCGGAGAGCCCGGAGGCGCTCTTTTCCCGCTGCCGGGAGGCGGGCCAGCGCTGGCTGGTCTTCTCCATCGACTCCGACTTCTGCTTCTACCCGGAAGAGCAGGCGGAGCTGGTGAAGCATCTGGAGAATGCCCAGGTGAACTCGATGCATGTGACCGTCCACTCGGACAAGGGCCACGACTCCTTCCTGCTGGAGCCGGACTACTACACGCCGCACATCTCGTGGGTGCTGGGGAAGCCGTGAGCTGAAAGGTCGGTCATGTGGCGGAGCCCCGGGAGCGACCCGACTGGCCGGCATCTTCGTGTCCTGAAAGCCTCGTTTTTGGGGAGGGATGGGAAAATTCCGGTCGCCCGGTCGTTCGACGGGACTCCACCTTGGATTAGGCAGATGGCGGCGGGCCGTGACAAGGAGCGTTAGACTCCGGGTGCCTGCCGCGGCAGGCGCCAGGTGCCGAGCACTTCGCCGAGGCGGTAGTCCGGGCCGCTCTTTTCATCGATGCGGCCGCAGCGGAGCTGGTCGCCATCGAAGTCCGCCCACAGGGCCGGGCAGGGATTCATGAAGGCGCCCAGATTCATGACCAGCCGCCCCCGCCGCTGCCAGATGCCGGCGCGGTGGAAATGGCCCACGATGATGATTTCCGCGCGGGGGAAATAGCGCTCGGCGAAGGCCGCGGCGGCGTCGCCCTGGGTCGTCCAGACGCGGAGCATCTGGAGGGCGCGGGTGGGCGGGCTGATGGCGTCCATCGCACGGTTCCACAGGCGCTTGCCCTTCGGATACTCGCGGGCGCGGAGGAGCAGGGCCATCTCGCGCGCGAGCACGATGCGGGCTGCGGGGTCGTTTTCCGCGGCCTGGTGGCGTGCCCACAGGGCGGCCACGCCGGGCTGCTGCGTCAGCGCCTCGCGGCTCCACGGCGAGCCATCGGCGAAGAGGGTATCGCCATGGATGATGAGGATGCGGCCGCCTGCCAGCTCCTCCCAGCCGGTGCCGGGCCAGCCGGGATCGTGATTCCCGGGGAGGAAGACCGGCTCGGCTCCCTCCTCGGCGCAGAGGCGCTTCAGGTCCTTCAGCATCGCGGCGGACTTCTCGAAGAAAAGCCGCGCCAGCTCCTGCCAGGTATCGCCATTGAAGATGACGGTGCGCGCCCCGGCGATGAGCGGGCGCAGGCTCTCCACGGACTCGATGCGCGAGACGCGGTGGCCGAGGTGGAGATCGGACAGGATGCGGACGGGGGGCGTCATGCCTTCGCGAGGGTCCTCTGGCGGACGGCTTCGTAGAGGCAGACACCGGCGGAGACGGAGACGTTCAGGCACTCCACCTTTCCGGCCATGGGGATCTTCGCGAGGAAGTCGCAGTTTTCCTCGGTGAGGCGGCGCATGCCCTTTTCCTCGGCTCCCAGGATGAGGGCCAGCGGGCCCTTCAGGTCGAGGTCGTAGATGTATTTGTCCGTGTGGTCGGTGGTGCCCACGAGCCAGAGACCGGCCTTTTTCAGGTGCTCCATGGTCCGCGCGAGATTCGTCACCTGGACGAAGGGCACGTGGTCCGCAGCACCCACGGAGATGCGGCGCACGGTCTCGGTGATGCCCACGGCCTTGTCCTTTGGCGCGACCACGGCGTGGACGCCAGCCCCATCCGCGGTGCGGAGGATGGCCCCGAGATTGTGCGGGTCCTGCACGCAATCGAGGATGAGGATGAAGGGGTCCTTCTTCTCCGCGATGAGCTGCATCAGGTCATCCTCATCGAGCGACGGCACGGAGGAGGCGGTGGAGCTTTCGTCCGGCTTGCGGGCGTGGCGGTTGTCCCTGGCTTCGTGCTCGCGGCGGCGCGGTTTCATGGCGGGAGATTGGAAAAGCCGCGCGCGCCGGGCAATTCACATTTCGAATCTCTCCCGAATCCGGTCTTTGACCATGGCCATCTCTTCGGGCTTCAGCTCGCCCAGTTTTCTCATCAGCCGAACCATCGGTAATGATTGGATCTGCTGGAAATGGAAGGCCCCAGCCTTGAGGAACGACTTCGGGATCGGTAGCTCCCAGTGGTTTCCTCGCAAGGCTGTCGTGTGAGGAACGACTGTAACCAGCGCGAGTTCGTCTTCGAAAGGAGCGCCAGTCAGTAGCAGGCATGGCCGGACCTTTCCGGCCATCCCCAGATCGACCTGCCACACTTCGCCCGGCTTCATGGAGTTTGCGCCTCTGCTTCCAATTCGTCGAGCATGGCAAATCCCAAGGCTGCCGAGTGTTCGCAGACCGCCAGATCAGCCGCTTCTTCCGGAGTCGAATCCATTTCCAGCAGGCGCAGGGAAAGCTCCCGCCGCTCTTCGCGGTTCAGCGAAGGAAGCTCTTCGAGAATCTGTCGGATGGAGATCACGCGAACAATCTAGGCAGAGCTTCCGGCGCAGTCAATCCAGCGGGTCAAGCCACTCACCCCTCTCTCCCGATGGCGTGCTCGTTCGCGTCGAGGACGAGTTCTTCCTCGTGGCGCTTCAGGGCTTCGGGGGTGTAGATGCGGTTGCGGAAGTCTTCAAAGAGCGCATAGACGCACGGCACCAGCAGCATGGTGTTGAAGAGATTGATCAGTCCGCCGAAGGCGAGGCTGACGGCCATGGGGATGAGGAACTTCGCCTGCACGCTGGTCTCCGTGATCATCGGCAGCAGGCCGATGAAGCTGGTGATCGACGTCAGGAAGATCGGCGTGAACCTCGCGCGGCCGCCCATCGCGACGGCTTCCCGCACGGTGTGGCCCTCGCGCCGGTAGCGGTTCATGAATTCCACCAGCACCAGGCTCTCATTGATCACCACGCCGGCCAGCGCGATGACGCCGATGATGCTCATCACGCTGAAATTCATCCCGAAGAGGATGTGCCCGCCCACCGCGCCGATCATGCCGAAGGGGATGACGCACATCACGATGAGCGGCTGGACGTAGCTGCGCAGCGGCAGCGCCAGCACCATGTAGATGCCGAAGAGCGCGAGGACGAAGCCCTTCGAGAGATCGCCCACGCTCTCGCGCTGGTCCTTTTGCTCGCCCTGGAAGCCCCACATGACGCTGGGGAATTTCTGCTTCATCTCCGGGAAGACGTCTGCCCTCATCCACTCCACCACCTCGTTCGCGTTCGCGTTCGGATTCGTGCGGTCGATGTCGGCGGTGACATTGATCGAGCGGAAGCGGTTTGCTCGGCGGATCATCGCGTAGCCCCGGCCCTCCTCGGCCTCCGCCACCTCGGTGAAGGGGATCTCGGTGCCGTCGGCGGTGCGGATCCTCATGTCGGAGAGATTCTGCAAACTACGACGTTCATCGTAGGGATAGCGCACGTAGACGCGCACCTCGTCGCGCCCGCGTTGCAGGCGCTGCACTTCCTCGCCGTAGAAGGCCTGCCGCACCTGGCGGGCGATGGTTTCCAGCCGCAGGCCGAGCGCCTCGCCGGCATCGGTCACGGCCAGCTTCACCTCGCGCTTGCCGTCGAGATTGCTGTCGCCGATGTCGATGATGCCGTCCTGGGTGGCGAGCCGCGCCTTCATGAATTCGGCGGCCTCGTCGAGCTCGTCCATGTCCGGGCCGGTGAGCTCCAGGTCGATGGCATTTCCCCCGGCGGACGTCTGGAGCTGGAAGGAAAGCTCCACCGCGCCCGGGATGGGGCCGACGCGCTTGCGCCAGTCCGCGATGATGGCATCGGCGAGTAGGTCGGGCCGGTTCCGCGAATCGGCTCCTTGCAGCTCGATGGTCACCTCGCCGACATTCACGCCGCGTGCTGCCTGGAGGCTGAGGCCGGGCGTGTAGGGCTGTGAGCCCACGCTGGAGAGCAGGTGCTTGATGATGGGGCGGCCATGCTCGTCCTGGATGTCCCGCTGGATGGCGAGGGCCGCTTCCTCGATCTTGCGGATCGCCGCCTCGGTGGTCTCCACCGGCACCCCATTCGGCAGCGTCAGCTTCGCGCTCACGATCTCCGCCTCCACGCGCGGGAAGAACTCGAACTTGATCAGCCGCCCGCTCGCGAGCAGGCCCAGCACGATCATCAGCACCGCCGCAAAGGCCGCCACCGTCGCGTGCCGCCAGTGGATCAGCCTTTCCAGGAGCGGCCCGTAGATGTGGACCACGAAGTGATCGAGGCCCTTCGCGATTTTCCGCTGGAGTCGCAGGAAGCGGTTCGGGTGATTCGGATCGACCGGCTTCAGGTGAGCGAGGTGCGAGGGCAGGATGAGATTCGTCTCGATCAGCGAGACGATCAGCACGGGGATGACGATCCACGGGATCTGCCGCCAGATATTCCCGCTGACGCCCTGCACGGCGAACATCGGCATGAAGGCGATCATCGTCGTGAAGACGCCGAAGGCGGCCACGCTCATCACCTCCCAGGTGCCGCGCGGTGCGGCGAGGTGGGCGGGCTCCCCCTGCTCGATGCGTTCGTTCACGCGCTCGCCCACGACGATCGCATCGTCCGTCACGATCCCGAGCACCAGGATGAAGGCGAACAGCGAGATCATGTTGATCGAGATGTCGCCGTAGGGCAGTGCCATCAGCGCTCCGGCGAAGGCGATGGGAATGCCGAGCGCCACGTGGAATGCCAGCGCGGGACGCAGGAAGAGCGCGAGCGCGATGTACACGAGCACGAAGCCCTGGAAGCCATCGCCGAGCAGCAGCTTGATGCGGCCCTCGAGCAGGACTGACTCGTCGTTCCAGATCTCCAGGTCCACGCCCTTCGGCACGTGGATGGACTCCTCGGCCACGAAGTCCTTCACGAGCTGGGCCACGCGCAGGGTGTCCTCGTCGCCGGTGCGGAAGATATTCAGGACGATCGCCGGGTGGCCGTCGTAGCGCGAGTAGAGGTCTTCCTCCTTGAAGCCGTCGATGACCTTCGCCACGTCGGACAGCTTCACCACGCTGCCATCGGGACGCGTGAGCACGGTGATCTGCTCGATCTCCGCGGCCTCGTAGCGGCGGTTCTGCGCGCGGATGAGGATCTCGCCCGCACTGGTGCGGACGGAGCCGCCGGGCAAGTCGATGGAAGTCGAGCGCACCGCATTCGCGACCTGCTCGAAGGTCATGCCATACTCGCGCAGCGTCGTCTCGGAGACCTCGATGGAGATCTCGTGGTCGCGCACGCCGGTCAGCTCGATCTGGGTGATCTTCGGCTCGCCGAGCACGGCATTGCCCACGGTCCTCTTCAGCTTCTCCCACGCGGTGGTGGGTTCCTTGCCGGCATAGACGAGCAGGTCGTCGCGCACCTTGTCCGCGATGGCGCGCAGCGTCCGCTCGTCGGTATCCGCGGTGACGGCGAGGCTCATCACCTGCTGGCGGATGAGCACGTCTGCGATGATCGGCTTCTCGACGCTCTCGGCGAAGTTCTGGATCGCATCGACGCGGCTCTTCACGTCGTTCAGCACCTTGCGGACGTCCTTGCCCGCGGCCACCTCCACGACCACCACGCCGCGGCCCTCCGCGCTGGTGGAGGTCAGGCGCTCGATGCCGTCGAGGTCCTGGATGGCCTCCTCCACGGGCACGCAGACGCCCTTCTCCACCTCCTCCGGCGTGGCATTCGGATACGGCGTCTGGACCGTGATGAAGTTCGACGAGATCTCCGGGAAGATCTCCTTCTTCAGCCGGATCCACGTGAATGTGCCCAGCACCAGCAGGGCGATCATCAGGAAATTGGCGGCGACCTTGTTGCGCGCCCAGAAGAAGATGAGGCCTTTCATGGCTCGTCAGTGGAGACTTCCTTCCCGTCGCGCAGCACCACCTTCACCTCCATGCCCTCGATGACCGAGGTCAGCGCGGTGATGCAGAGCTGCTCCCCGTCCTCGACGCCCTCGGAGACGAGCACGGTGTCCTTCTCGGTGCGGATGACCTTCACCTGCCGCGTGGTGACGGTGTGGCCGTCGCCGACGACCATCACGCGGTCCGTCTTGGCAAAGGCGCGGCGCGGGATGCGGACGACGTCGGGAATGGTGCGTCCCTCGATCTCGGTGTGGACGAATTGCCCCGGCAGCGGCGCGTCCGGCGAATCGCCGTCGATGCGGGCGACCACGATGATCGAGCGGTTCTCCCGCTGGATCTCGCCCTCGGTGCGGTCCACCACGGCCTTCCACGTGCGCGTGCCGCCGGACTCGCGCAGCAGGATCTCCTGCCCGCGGAGGTCGAAGAAGGCCGCATCCTGGCGCGGCACCGGCAGGCGGACCTCGTAGAAATCCGTCGCGTAGAATTCCGCCAGCGCCCCGGCCTTCGCGACGCGCGTGCCGAGATCGACGAGCTTCTTGCGGATGCGCCCGTCGTAGGGCGCGCGCAGCTTCGTGCGCTCCACGTCCTTCATCGCGCGCATCACCGCGGCCTCCGAGGCGGCGACGCGGGCGCGGCTCGCGGCGAGCTGGGGAATGCGGAGCACCAGGTCATTCGCGGTCTGGCCCGGATTCGCGATGCGTTCCCAATCCCGCTTCGCCTGCTCGGCGCGCATTTCCTCCTGCGCGAGCTGCAGCCTGGCCTCGGCCTGCGCTGCTTCCGCCTGGAAGAGGTCGGCCTTGTAGTCGGTGGGGTCGATCTCCAACAGGACGTCACCCGCCTTGAAATTCCCGCCTGCCTCGTAGTCCTGGCCCACGGCGATGACGGTGCCCTCCACCTCGGCGGCGGCGCGGGTCAGCGTCACGGGCTCCACGGTGCCTTGGGCGGGGATCATCACATGGATCTCCGTCTTGCGGGCGGTCACGGTTTCCACTTCCTGCGCCAGCTTCGGCGGCTGTGTGGGGAGGGGCGTCTTCTTGAGCTTCGCCAGCAGGGCAAACATGGCGAAGCCGCCGAGCAGGATGGCTGCGGCGAGGATGATGCGGAAAATGCGTTTCATCTGGGAGAATGAATCAATCAGGGGCCGCGCAGCACCACATCGCCACCCAGGGCGAGGTGCAGGTTCACGCGGTTGTCGAGCAGCAGGCGGCGCACGGAGACCAGCGCCGAGGCGGCCTCGATCTGGCGGTTCTGCGCGGCGATGTAGGTGAGCACGCCGCCGGTGCCGGTGCGGAATTCCTCACCCGCGCGCTCCGCGGCATCCTGCGAGAGGGTCACGGCATGCGTGAGCTCCTGCTCCTGGCGGCGCAGGTAGATCTCGGCGATGAGCGATTGCTCCACCTCGCCAAAGGCATCCAGCACCACACGCTGGAGATTTGCCGCGGCCTCGCGCTCGGCCGCCTCGGCCTGCTCGATGCCGCCGCGCAGTCGACCGCCCTGGAAGATCGGCTGCGTCAGGCTGCCACCGAGCGACCACACGCCCGCGGAGCTTTTCAGGATGTCTTCCAGTTGGTCGGTCGAGGTCCCGAGGCTGCCTGTCAGGGAGATGCTCGGGAAAAGTGCCTTCACCGCTTGGTCGCGGCGGCGTCCCGCGGCAGCGAGCTGACGCTCCGCGGCGAGGAGATCCGGGCGGCGCAGCAGCAGCTCGGAAGGCAGGCCCGCAGGCGGGATCGCGGGTAGCTTCGGCAGCTTCGCGCCGCTCGCGACATTCCCGGATGGATAGCGGCCGAGCAGCAGCTCGAGCTGCCTCAGCGCGCGCTCGCGTTCGCCGCGGCGGCGCTCGAGATCGGACTTCGCGGTGGAGAGCTCGGTCTGGCTCAGGCGGACCTGCGCGGCGGAGCCACCGTCATCGGCGATGGCCCGCTCGAAGCGCTCGCGCACCAGCGTGGAGGATTCCTCGCGGGACTTCACTGCTTGGTCCGCCAGCGCGACCTGCTCGTTCGACTCGGCGACGGCCAGCCAGGCCTTGGAAACCTGGGCGGCGAGCGACGAGCGCAGCGCGCGGTCATTCTGCTGCTGCGCCTCGGCATCGGCCATGGCCGCCTCGGCCCCGGACCTCACCTTGCCCCACAGGTCCACCTCCCACGCCGCCTGCAGGGAGACGCCGAAGGTATTCGCCGTGGAGGCCTGGCCGAGGAAGTTCTGCTTCTGGCGCGATGCCTGGGTGCCCGCGCCGAGCGTGGGAAAGCGCTCTGCTCCGGCGATCTTCGCGACCGCGGCGGCCTGGTCCACCCGAGCGGCGGAGGCTTGCAGGCTGGGATTCGCACGCTGTGCCTCATCCACCAGCGAGACCAGTGGGGAACCGCCTATGGTCTTCACCCAGCGATGGTCCACGCCGCTGCGTGCCTCGCGGGTGGCGGACCATGATTCCGGCGCGGTGCCTGCGGCATCCATCCGCGACGATGGCGAGTGCAGGGTGCAGCCACCAAGAAGTGCCGCCATGAAAATGGCGCTCGCGCGGGAGGGGATCATGTAGGGACGAGACTAGAACGGGAACTCGACCTGAGGTCCACGGGTCTTTTGTTCCTCTTGACCGTCTTCGCTGCCCTGCCGCATCCCGGCGGCGGCGAAGCGGATGAAGCGGGAAAGCGTCTGCTCCAGCGTCGGGGTCCCGGCTTCGCCACCCGACATGCGCAGCAGCTTCTCGCCGTGCGCCATGGTGTGGATCATCGAGCCGCCCATGAGGTGCATGCGCCACCAGATGTCATCCGGGGCCAGACCGGGCAGCGCCTTCGCGAAGGCCTTGTAGAAGCGCGAGGACATGTTGATGAAAAGCTGCTCCACCACCGGCGGCATATCGCAGCCGTGGCCGAACATGCGGCCCATCAGCTTGAAGAAAATCTTCTCGGTCAGCTCCGAGCGGCGCACCTGCGTGGCGAAGGGGCGGATGTAGGCGTCGAGGATTTCCTCGATCGGCAGCGGCTTGCCAGCGGCGCGGCGCTCCAGCGTGTCGAGGCGGGCGAGGCGCTCCTCGTTCACCGGATTGATCGAGCGGGTGAGGACGACGGCGATGAGGCCCTCGCGGCTGCCGAAGTGGTAGTTCACCGCGGCCACGTTCGCACCGGCCTTCGTGGTGATGTCGCGCACCGACACGCGGTCGAATCCGTCGTCGGCGAAAAGCTCTTCTGCTGCTTCGATCAAACGCTGCTTGGTGGCCACCTTCGAATCTCCTGCAACTGCGCTCATGGCCCGAAGCTCCATGCACCTCCCCCGGGTGTCAAACGATTGATTAAACTGCGGATTCGTCGATTTACGTAAGGTGTTTCAATCCATTGGATTGTGAGCTTGTGAAACAATTCACAAGCGTTTCGGAAGACTGAAATATCCAGCTCCTTCCCAAATCAAAGTGGGAAATCCGGTCTTCGCAGTGTGCTTGGGGCTGAATCGTCTCAATTGGAAGATTGGCGAGGGCGGATCGATCTATCAGTGTTTTGGGGAATGGGCTTTGGAACGCTGCGATCTTCCCTTGAGCGGAATCAATTGCTCTTCACGGTCTTCGCGTCCCTGGCGGCATTCTCGTGTTATTATTGCATGTATGCCTTCCGGCGGCCCTTCGCCGCGGCGGGATATGTGGATGCGCCGCTGCAGGTGGCGATCGCGGGCCGCATCATCGAGGCGAAGACGCTTTTCCTCATCGCGCAGGTCTTCGGCTACTGCGTGTCGAAGTTCGCGGGGGTGAAGGTCTGCTCGGAGCTGCCGCGCGCGCGGCTGGGTCTGGCACTGGTGGCCTGCATCGTGACCTCTTGGCTGGCCCTGCTCGCTTTCGCAGTGCTACCCGCGGGCTGGAAGCCGGTGGCGCTCTTCCTGAATGGCATGCCGCTCGGCGTGGTGTGGGGTCTGGTGGTGCGATATCTGGAAGGGCGGAAGGTCTCCGAGTTGCTGCTCGCGGCGCTCTCCTGCTCCTACATCCTGGCCAGCGGCGAGGTGAAGCGCGTGGGAGCGTGGCTGCTGGAAAAGGGCGTGGACGAGTACTGGATGCCCTTTGCCACCGGGGCGATGTTCGTGCTGCCCTTCGTGATATCGGTCGGCCTGCTTTCGCTGCTGCCGCCGCCGTCCGCGGAGGACGAGATGCTACGGGCGAAGCGCCAGGTGATGGGGCGGGGCGAGCGGCTGGCCTTTGCGCGGCGCTTCCTGCCCGGGCTGGTCATCCTCTGTGTCTTCTACCTTTTCCTCACCGCCTACCGCGACTTCCGCGACAGCTACCAGGCGGACCTCTTCGTCGAAATGGGCATCATGGACGCGGCGGCATTTTCCCGCACGGAGCGGCCCGTGGCCTTCGGCGTGATGATCCTGCTGGCCCTCGCCTTCCTGGTGAAGGGCGCACGCCGCGGCCTGGCCACGGTGTATCTGCTGATGATGGCCGGCATGGTGGTGCTCGGCGGGTCCACCATGCTTTTCAGCGCCGGACTGATCGGCGGCGAGACGTGGATGATGGTGAGCGGCTTCGGAGCCTATCTCACCTACGTCCCCTTTGGCAGCGTGCTCTTCGACCGCATCATCGCCGCCACCCGGTTCACGGGGACGGCGGTGTTTGCGATCTATCTGGCGGACGCGCTCGGCTACTCCGGATCGGTCGGCATGATGATCTACCGCGATATCTTCGCGGGAGAGATCAGCCGGCTGGAGTTCTTCCGTGACTTCAGCCTGTGGCTGGCCATGGGCGGCCTGCCCCTGCTTTTCACGGCCTCGGTGTATTTCCTCGGCCGTGCGAAGCAGGCACCCGGCATGTGACGGGGGTCAGTCCCCGGTCACGCGGAAGAAGCACTTGGGATCCGCGATGCGGTCCACCGGCACCAGCTCCTCATGGCTGGCACCGCTGGCGGTCACGCTGCGCACGTCCTCCCATCCGTCGAGGCGGGTGCTCTTCTGGATCTTGTAGGTCTTCCCGGACTCGGACTTCCAGCGCAGGCGCATCTGGTTTCCCTCAAGCTCGGCCTGCTCGAACTCAAGGGGAGCTTTTCCCTGCACCGTGAAGGTGACGCGGTTGGAAACCTCGGTGTAGGAGTCGTTCGTGAACATCGCCACGAAGTATTTTCCCGGGGCCAGGTCCGGCAGTTGGAAGGTCACGCTGCCGCTGGTGGCACCGTTGAAGTAGAGATACGAGGTGAGCACGTTCACGCCGGGGATCTCCCCGTCCTTGAAGATGCCGATCCAGTCCTTCGGGATGCCCGGGCCATTGCTGAAGTGGACGGTGAAGTCGCTGCCCTGCTGGACCTGTGCGGCCTCCATGCTGACCGTGGAAATCTGCGAGCCAACGGAGAAAGGCACGCGCGTGGCGATCTCCTGATACTGGTCATTCACCATGAAGGCGGCGTAGTAGTAGCCCTTCGCGAGTCCGGGGAAGTCACGGAACCCGGACGCCTCCGCGGCATACTTCCAGCTCACGGACGGCGTCGGGCCGGGATTGATGCCGACGCGGTAGATGCCGATCCAGTCCTTCTCTCCCGTGGGTGCGCCGGAGAAATTGATGCGCACCGTCTCGCCCTCGTCGTAGGCTTCGCTGCCCGGCGTCATCGTCACCATGTTCCCCACGTAGATGGGCACGCGCGGGGCGATCTCCGTGTAGCTGTCCGCGGAGAAGAAGGCGGCGAACCACTCGCCGACGGGCAGGTTGTAGGTGAAGTTCAGCGTGCCGTTCCGGATCGCCGCGGCGGGTGCGGTGCGGGTGCCATTCAGGTAGAACCACGACGGGGATGCCCCCGCGCGCGGCGTGGTGCCCTTCGGGAAGAATCCGATCCAGTCGCGGGTGCTGCCGGTGCCGTTTTCAAAGGCGACCGGGATGTCCTCGTTCGGCGGATAGACGGACTTCTGAAGTGCGATCTTCGGGTCGGACGGAACGCTGCCCGTGACAGTGAAGGTGATGGCGGACGACCACGCGGACCACAGGGTATTCGCATCCCGGTGGCGGACGCGCGCGTGGTAGGTGCCGTCCGGCAGGCCCGAGGCGGGGATGGTGTAGCGCAGGATATCCAGGCCCGCGTGGGTGTCCACCGGCTCATAGAGCGGCGAGCCGGAGTCGCCGTAGAAGTTCTCCACGTCGCGGATGCGGTCGATCTTGAGATTCGAGAATCCGGCGTCGGCGGCGACCTGGAACCAGGTGCTGTTCATCGCCTCGCCGCTCGTCGTCTGGTAGGCCGTGCTGGCCAGTTCCACCGGCAGCGTGACGGGGGCGGCGAAGGTATTCGTCAGCGATGGCTTCGCGGGCGTGGCGGTGATGCCACGCTTGCGCGTGAAGTGGTCCACCAGTCGGCTGTTGTAGGACCAGCGCGTCGCGGTGGGGAAGCGGATGTTCGCCTCGGAGAAACAGCGCACGTCCATGGTGCGCGCATCCAGGTCGAACTCG
The sequence above is drawn from the Luteolibacter flavescens genome and encodes:
- a CDS encoding efflux RND transporter permease subunit, with protein sequence MKGLIFFWARNKVAANFLMIALLVLGTFTWIRLKKEIFPEISSNFITVQTPYPNATPEEVEKGVCVPVEEAIQDLDGIERLTSTSAEGRGVVVVEVAAGKDVRKVLNDVKSRVDAIQNFAESVEKPIIADVLIRQQVMSLAVTADTDERTLRAIADKVRDDLLVYAGKEPTTAWEKLKRTVGNAVLGEPKITQIELTGVRDHEISIEVSETTLREYGMTFEQVANAVRSTSIDLPGGSVRTSAGEILIRAQNRRYEAAEIEQITVLTRPDGSVVKLSDVAKVIDGFKEEDLYSRYDGHPAIVLNIFRTGDEDTLRVAQLVKDFVAEESIHVPKGVDLEIWNDESVLLEGRIKLLLGDGFQGFVLVYIALALFLRPALAFHVALGIPIAFAGALMALPYGDISINMISLFAFILVLGIVTDDAIVVGERVNERIEQGEPAHLAAPRGTWEVMSVAAFGVFTTMIAFMPMFAVQGVSGNIWRQIPWIVIPVLIVSLIETNLILPSHLAHLKPVDPNHPNRFLRLQRKIAKGLDHFVVHIYGPLLERLIHWRHATVAAFAAVLMIVLGLLASGRLIKFEFFPRVEAEIVSAKLTLPNGVPVETTEAAIRKIEEAALAIQRDIQDEHGRPIIKHLLSSVGSQPYTPGLSLQAARGVNVGEVTIELQGADSRNRPDLLADAIIADWRKRVGPIPGAVELSFQLQTSAGGNAIDLELTGPDMDELDEAAEFMKARLATQDGIIDIGDSNLDGKREVKLAVTDAGEALGLRLETIARQVRQAFYGEEVQRLQRGRDEVRVYVRYPYDERRSLQNLSDMRIRTADGTEIPFTEVAEAEEGRGYAMIRRANRFRSINVTADIDRTNPNANANEVVEWMRADVFPEMKQKFPSVMWGFQGEQKDQRESVGDLSKGFVLALFGIYMVLALPLRSYVQPLIVMCVIPFGMIGAVGGHILFGMNFSVMSIIGVIALAGVVINESLVLVEFMNRYRREGHTVREAVAMGGRARFTPIFLTSITSFIGLLPMITETSVQAKFLIPMAVSLAFGGLINLFNTMLLVPCVYALFEDFRNRIYTPEALKRHEEELVLDANEHAIGREG
- a CDS encoding efflux RND transporter periplasmic adaptor subunit — encoded protein: MKRIFRIILAAAILLGGFAMFALLAKLKKTPLPTQPPKLAQEVETVTARKTEIHVMIPAQGTVEPVTLTRAAAEVEGTVIAVGQDYEAGGNFKAGDVLLEIDPTDYKADLFQAEAAQAEARLQLAQEEMRAEQAKRDWERIANPGQTANDLVLRIPQLAASRARVAASEAAVMRAMKDVERTKLRAPYDGRIRKKLVDLGTRVAKAGALAEFYATDFYEVRLPVPRQDAAFFDLRGQEILLRESGGTRTWKAVVDRTEGEIQRENRSIIVVARIDGDSPDAPLPGQFVHTEIEGRTIPDVVRIPRRAFAKTDRVMVVGDGHTVTTRQVKVIRTEKDTVLVSEGVEDGEQLCITALTSVIEGMEVKVVLRDGKEVSTDEP
- a CDS encoding efflux transporter outer membrane subunit, yielding MIPSRASAIFMAALLGGCTLHSPSSRMDAAGTAPESWSATREARSGVDHRWVKTIGGSPLVSLVDEAQRANPSLQASAARVDQAAAVAKIAGAERFPTLGAGTQASRQKQNFLGQASTANTFGVSLQAAWEVDLWGKVRSGAEAAMADAEAQQQNDRALRSSLAAQVSKAWLAVAESNEQVALADQAVKSREESSTLVRERFERAIADDGGSAAQVRLSQTELSTAKSDLERRRGERERALRQLELLLGRYPSGNVASGAKLPKLPAIPPAGLPSELLLRRPDLLAAERQLAAAGRRRDQAVKALFPSISLTGSLGTSTDQLEDILKSSAGVWSLGGSLTQPIFQGGRLRGGIEQAEAAEREAAANLQRVVLDAFGEVEQSLIAEIYLRRQEQELTHAVTLSQDAAERAGEEFRTGTGGVLTYIAAQNRQIEAASALVSVRRLLLDNRVNLHLALGGDVVLRGP
- a CDS encoding TetR/AcrR family transcriptional regulator, which produces MSAVAGDSKVATKQRLIEAAEELFADDGFDRVSVRDITTKAGANVAAVNYHFGSREGLIAVVLTRSINPVNEERLARLDTLERRAAGKPLPIEEILDAYIRPFATQVRRSELTEKIFFKLMGRMFGHGCDMPPVVEQLFINMSSRFYKAFAKALPGLAPDDIWWRMHLMGGSMIHTMAHGEKLLRMSGGEAGTPTLEQTLSRFIRFAAAGMRQGSEDGQEEQKTRGPQVEFPF